The Engraulis encrasicolus isolate BLACKSEA-1 chromosome 11, IST_EnEncr_1.0, whole genome shotgun sequence nucleotide sequence agaggaatctcgctactttttccgggtggtactgtccactaagtggcgccatccagacagcgcagaggagcgccaaggagcgcagaggctgttgaaatgaatggggtcgcatggagctcaaccacgatgctgccattgctttgggagagaattggtatcatcgtttcattttatttttccaaaaggcaggatagattatcctttcaaacagcagttagtttgaatgtttaaacttgctggatctttgtaaaatacgtctttattgtcaatatgacgtcacgagtggcttcacacactgcgtttagattggtcggccggctgcattgctgtgatcacgacgaccgtaaagcaattttgttagcaagatgctagcggagcctgactcataaatgccaacgctgtaggaaatcagaaggacatacttcccaggttattgtacatttcattgaaatccacattggtttctcagaacttacagtaatattgtcaagtttcagcagacagcgagcacaattgtcagttattagcgccagccttatgagctctgctgtctcgacagcgctccctaggtgaactgcaggcacgggtttgagggcgagattcaacactgtatgtaaacccactgtggtaccATTCAGGTAGTTCCAGTTAAGGTTAATGAGTTTCAATGAACATCGTTTAGATTTGGTGAGAGGATTGCTCCGTGTGCTCagccagagaacctctaacagggagaaggctcagtctcattggttcccattgtagccagttagctttgcatgcatactgcagtaactatgaagtgtccactagttggcgagcgtagttcagtccttcatgtgggaaaatgtatggaatggaaaggggaacccatatgctaaatacattgctactgcaatttccagtcacaaatattatcaacaaaacattcctggtaagcactacgactgttgtttaacaataggctgtattgacaaatcgttcaggtgtgtagttttacagcaggttagaagatttcaacctgtactcgctagcatcgcgctaatgtttatgggtttggccccataaaaattgagctttgtgacccagtatataataatctagtggcgcaaactaatcgaaacgctactcaaatggggtcttattatttctagcttcgaacttaatattaattaaaaaattattaaaaatcacaaaaattataatggtagaaaactccattgacacccattcattttgcactggcccgtggttagggttagccagttgtggctagtagctagttccttgagtgaacaccccctgggtgCACctgcatggggcacctaagtcacgccctctacttcctggttcatggggcatggggagtcaaaaaataattactgggcttgaaatgagtggtttttagacaccaatccaaaccttgaacctccacctatgcaccacaaatccaccacgagtCGCCTTCAAATTTTTGCAACTcattgccccatgaaccaggaagtagagggcgtgacttaggtgccccattggcaggcctgtttctaggattttgggggccctaggcaaaggggttgtcggggccctagggcattttttttagacggggggggtgggtggtgcacctgacagggtagccacggcgccagaacttctgttcggatgggccagacaatttttggatggcacttcagtcattgtcacatagcctaccattacaacacaatgtcacagaaaccatagaaatctaatggaacaaacaagaagtcaccttatagacagtgttgtggcagggcaacacatgcatgaagggcaatgaatgcataaagagcaagcatacaccagcatttcctgtgaggaaatgcaatctagttattatgataactagtccctacagttcattttatgaaactttatgaagaaagacctgggcaaatatagcccattccattcagtaggctccgctcatgaagtaggctaattgaatgttcagtttaacctggcctatctcacatgagagtatgcctatatggcccaatcagatttttttgaccctaccacgaaaatcatgatctgcattgccaatcacaaataaagaaaggtctaatatttccaaccacttttaaaatctaaccaagggtgctccatttgtgcaaaaccaactattgactcatacaacaataggcctagtccagaaactcaaggctgaaaaacgaatgagcaggcacagtggggggtttcggggatgtgatattggtagcaagaattctgtaaccaagccagggggggtctcctcgacgaggttttttttcgtattgcatccatcacgcacttgaaaatacaatccaaatgtttgtgctGTTAGTAATACCGCTGcaaacacaaataggctactctgtagcgaccaaggatcactgaacaaccgcctacgttactccgtggttgacaactgtgtcaattataggcagtgttgccaaaagaaaatcagccaaagtcgctatgggcttgctgaaaagtcgctagaagtcgctagatgacgtcatgacgttacgtatgacgtcacaatgtcacgcacggcgcgctgatctacagaaaacgtgtccacatgccttcgtccacagtacaaatgggcggtttTGGAGATCacagcttatctgcagccccgcttaaccgtgggaaacgcttctgacggcggcgcagagtcagaattatgtggaaaaacaattcatttgtcactgaaaatgcacgttttaaaaagtcgccacatgcaccaaaaagtcgctaaagacgctagatgagttttttgtcgcaatgtgcccgagattcactgcggtcggtgcggccagcctgctagtgctcatttaaatttgtcatatgcttgtagggtagaccgagtaaagttaaataAACCTGTGTAaccacaagactctgatctaattccaaagtgtaggcataacataaatgacagtcccaaaacatttggtgaccatatcgaagattgtgtaatctcggtttatgttgacattcggttcctgccatatctttgtcccatatcgcttgccgtagtctcatacaagcagatgtacgtgcatgagaattcctgtgcgtatcacaaaagctgccacaccgtggtgcatcatgtgtcacgtctgtctctacccgccgccTCTAGAAATGCaatgtgtggtgtcgtggggagggacactgatttgcctctcacaagacaagcgaaatagtcgctagattcggccagattgagcctgaaaagtcgctaagtcgctagatgattttttttgtcgccagaggtggcaaaaagtcgctaaatctagcgacaaagtcgctaaattggcaacactgattataggggaccaataccccggtgcccttaccttgagttgtcttgaccgcagaatgtatcccagaatgtatcccaacctctgtaatccacacgtttccacaagcatggtcccaaattccaatgtgtaatccatatatagtaatagcaagaaattcGGCTACAATTTAGCTGTCcaagcgcacttgtgtgactcgtgttatccgaaatattggtcatatgcattgcacattgttaattcgtttcttcttgcgtttgtccacattcaaaacagttccgtgtcgaaaaaaggtgcgttattgaacaatcgacgtttgcccagtgcttgttacagcacatggattaatgcttcacagatgtttttgaaaacataacactgtaAATGAAACATCTCGCTGTCTgggcgatgtcaactggcctgggacagtttggttgcagtacagagagtagcctaatatgtcgccttcaagattaactgttattttaaaagcaactgtcttgagccaaaatgtaatataaactggcgtctgcgcaatatccagtgagagattatgtagcttcatcttcaatttgtatttgcgctggatttgacggttgaacaaattggaaggggcccccctcgagatgggggtactttgactacttTTGTCGctgcaccttttggcaattgacattttcacgtcgctgtcgctgatgcaaacctattggaaggggggccccctcgagcagggggtattagggaggcgctgttgcttccctcgcaacAGAGCCCTtaaagatggcattgccttattataaagctatttcaaatcgtcattgctgttgggtccataacttgtcgtccttgggggccccacctactcgggggccctaggcaactgcctacattgtgtaccttaacgcaacgggcctgcccATTGGACTCTCTCTGCAATATGGGTCATCAGTGGCCTATTGACCCGCAATATGGGTCATCAGTGGCCTATTGACCTGCAATAAGGGTCATGAAGGGCctattgacccgtttagaagtTACGTCATCACTAACTGAATGCACATTGTTGACTCAAAAATTGACTCATAAAAatatcctggaattacaacgaaattggatgcccatcagcagtattctTTCAAGTattggcagctattaaacattgaataggcTTATGTTGATACGACATCTccgatgtgtcttctcgcatttgttgggaacgtcttCACTGCAGCGCATCTTCTGTCTCTTTTAACTAAGACCACTGTAAAatcagtccatcaattaacaAGTGAATTTCTAACTGAGTGGCTGCAGATGATTCATACAAGTGGCGTATGTATGCATGCGTCATCTGTCATATTTATACGCAACATAACCGTTTATTTCTCAGCAGCCTTGGCGACTGCTCTCGTCGTGTGTTTTGATGCAATGCCTTGTAATTATCATGTggggggaaacctgcattgtacttCAGTATAAAATGACAGatatttttttctgcagtcctcacattaaatATTACCAAATGCCAGACTTCATACACACCAAAATAATTTTGTTATTGTGCGCAGCATTTCTctttttaaattggctacctcagAAACAGCGCTTTCACCCTTTCCCAttctttcattacattacattattacattacattgcacttagctgacgctttcatttgttcaaagcgacttacagttgttatttttcagggtattggttacagtccctggagcaatgtggggttaggtgccttgctcaatggcacttcagcctaATAGCTACGGTCgtatgggagtgacctctgcgcggcagtcatgtcacatgggtctaagagtgcgttgcaatatgcgaccttgcctcctccacttgcgtgtCCCGCCTcccggcccctcctccgtggagaaaacgaagtttcccagctgtcagcctcgccacagcaacttttgaggaactgtttttcattcaccatcccaattgcaaatgagaaaaagactctacaattgagcttttgcaagatattgaaatataatgctgcgatgtcatcatgacatattacttcttggtaggaggagagaagcaagtggaggaggcaagtggaggcggcaaggtcgcatattgcaacgcactctaagTCATCACGGGAATAACATTTTTGGCATGCAGTGGAGCAGCCACCTCAGGGCAACTGCTCTGGCttgggacctcctccatgccgtcggtaatctaccctgattggcattcctctagctgacgtgaattgcgggtgtagtccacatgcctgtgaggcagttcactcgctgcttcaagtaggaagcagcgtttgTTATGCGTCTCGGGAAATGctttgtttgccaagcattcaaccccaacTTATTAAGACCGAGCAGATCTCGTTTTGATCACGAAAATATTTGCTCGGTTGCGACCGAGCCTAAtttgatacatccggatttttgTTCCTAAGTAACTTTCAAGGTTTTCACGTCCACACTTTTttagtaggaaatccacgcacttcttagTACATGCGGCCCCTGGCATGTGAGTTTCCTTCATTATCCACAGTATCCAGTAGTATTATAGATTTTACAGTTTGTGTGAGTTAAAACCTGTGCATGGTCGCTAGGgtataaaaggggaaaaaaagctgaCATCAGTTGACAGGACATTAGAGATGAATGGTctatttttttttggaaaaaagaaataacagGGAAAAAATTGTTTAGCTTGGATGCTCTTGATTtgactgactctgactctgataaTCTTTAACTTTCACTTTGAATTACACTTTGAACACAGTGCCACATTTTTTTTCCAAGAAAATGAAGGCAGtgggctcgttcgtgatgaagcggtgatgcttttgctaggcagagcGCATGCAAACTCAACCATTTTCCATTAGCGTACAAACTCAGCCATTttcatgcattctggttagaaaatcctaccactgcttcatcacgaacaagCCCAGTTACAGGAAGTGAAGCGACACTGACCCTTTGCAGAGCGACAGACAGCACACCATGCTGCTCTGGCCACAGTTGAGGAACAGATGAACAAACTTTGTACACAACAACATTTAATGACACAGGGAGGTCAACTAAAGGTACAAAAATATATTTGTTTTATCTACAAATCATAAAAATCATAAATAAAagcaatttgatttttttttttttgcatacaaAAAAAGATTCTGCACAACCCATAAAGTGTGAATATTTTGAACTCAAAGAACATTGCTATGGATGTGTGAAGGGCTGCAGAGACATCACAGACCAATAACAGCACacagtagagcaggggtgtccAACTCGTTTCCGTTCGGGGCCACATGCAGTAACTCAGTGGCGGTTAAACCCATTTCAGGGCCTTAGATGAAATGTAGACATGGGCCCCTCTGGACTTATTTTTGCTGGCATTTACCATGGCTGGCTTGCCTATTGGGGGGCCTATTTACCATAGCTGGCTTGCCTATTGGGAGGCCTATTTACCATAGCTGGCTTGCCTATTGGGAGGCCTATTTACCATGGCTGGGTTGCCTATTGGGAGGCCTATTTACCATAGCTGGCTTGCCTATTGGGAGGCCTATTTACCATGGCTGGGTTGCCTATTGGGGGGCATATTTACCATGGCTGGGTTGCCTATTGGGGGGCCTATTTACCATGGCTGGCTTGCCTATTGGGGGGCCTATTTACCATGGCTGGCTTGCCTATTGGGGGGCCTATTTACCATAGCTGGCTTGCCTATTGGGAGGCCTATTTACCATAGCTGGCTTGCCTATTGGGAGGCCTATTTACCATAGCTGGCTTGCCTATTGGGAGGCCTATTTACCATGGCTGGGTTGCCTATTGGGAGGCCCTACACTGGGCAGTTTTGATGGGGCCCTAGGTAGCTGCCTAGGCAATTGGTGCCAATTAGTACCTGCCAATTGGTAAAGACGGCTCTGGCCGGCTCTGGCCAAACCAGTAATTGGAAAATATCACAATTTGCTGTTTCACATCAGAATTACATTGCTAGTTAATCACCTTGTTCTATATTACATGTTCTCactattctgcaatttttcacttttggccaatcaggggcccctttgcaggtggggggccctaggctgcagccatatcaagcctgtgggggcccctttgcaggtggggggccctaggctgcagccatatcaagcctctgcgttaatccggccctgccagtCTACTGTACGGCTGAGCACATAACAGTGTGTGGCTAGACAAAGTCACAGCGCCTCTggagaccaaatacactcttgaTCTTCATACACTCTCTGCAACGTGTGGCACAGTTTCATCAAAGTggaaagaggaagtgtgtgttttaaatagAGGAAGTGTGTGTCTAAAAGGCGAAGTACTTCCTCTCCTGCGGTGGCAGGTAGCGGGGCTGCCTGTCGTCATGGTGATTCTCAAATCCCCAGAGAAATGTCACCACAGGCTCATGGCGATGTTTTAGTCCCTTAATATtgttggggcagccatggctcaatggctaGAGCATAAGCAACCAtattaaagaaaaacaaataaataaaatagtttTTACAGGTACCAACAGAAGACAATAGTCTCTTTCACAGCATAGAATTCCATCTTTGCACGGCCATCACCATAGCTCTTTCAAATAACacttcattacatcacattacactacattactacAGAACACTACATTACTACagaacattacactacattacattacattacattactacagaacattacatcacattacattacattactacagaacattacattacattacattacattacattacattacattactacagaacattacactacattactacaaaacattacactacattactacaaaacattacattacattacattacactacagtacattacactacagtacattacattccattccattacagGCTCTGCATAGTTTATACAGTCAGAGTCCCAGCACAGCATCTCTGGATTAGCCAGAAATGTATATCTGATTTCACTGTCATATAAAAATACTTTTAGAATTCATTAAAAACATCTAAAACTGCCCCAAGTCTGGGCCCCGCACTGTCGGCTATCACCTTCAACCGTCTCTCTCTTTACAGATGACTCAGATATCACAACTGTCTGTAACTAATGGACTGCAGTGAAACGCCCAAACGTCTGACAGCTTCCCATCCTCCAGGAAGTGGCGAGGTTATGTAACGTACATCCACCATACCGTACGCGTACGCTCAGCATGTGGTAGCGTAGGAAACAGTCCAGGACttgatttctcgaaagcatcgttgctaaccagttcgCAACTTTGTAGgttgtcaatggaaaattgcattgcaaccaagtaagttgctaacttagttagtgatgacgctttcgagaaacgcactccagaGCAGGTTACTATAGACTCACAGTTTGGCAGGAAACACTAAAGAGGACGCTACTGTGTATGTATCCCACATGCCCCCCGGACCAAGCGTTCTGGAAGAGACTACAGGTACAGCAGGGGAGtcaccagacctattttacaggggcacgtgcctgggtattgatttgctgttcCCCGGTATgcgtttcacacaaaaaaaaacaacaactatgctAACTATGCTTGGAATTTAGCTTAAGTTTAAAATagggagtaatctacagaatccGCACAAAATAGGGCACATGCCCTACTTGCAGTAATATAATTGATTtataatttaaaataaataactgcacaaaatgtttttttgcgCTTTGCGTGCTCGCATTATCTCTTGGTGCCATCCTgtgtagcattaggtcagctgacgcccctgaggTACAGTACACCTcccactagggttgccaaccgtcccttgaaatacggaatcgttccGTAttaagagataaaagtacggtttccgtattgaactgaacgGGATACGGGACgtaaaaatgtgttaaaatgcctGAAATTACATATttcgtatttttttcattgacagttggcaacccttcCTTCCACACgtgattacattattacattacattacattggtatttagcagacgcctttgttcaaagcgacttacaaggagtaatttaaacaagagagaagaggacaatgcattaaaagtagcaaaaaagtaaacaaaagacctcaaggtccagtgtacagttgcaacactgacaacattgtcaaacacaaggtgctagaagcaacattaaataataggaaggtaacaaggcaaattggataatgATGGACGTGACGAGCGTGTGATGAGCGtgtggttgccaactgtcaatgataATGATGGACGTGACGAGCGTGTGATGAGCGtgtggttgccaactgtcaatgaaaaaatgtGTCAGGAACGAGTGACTGGAGGACGCTGCATAGATCTCCCACTGAGGCATTACCTGTAATACATAGGGAGCGTGtctatggtcccacagcccattggtcccacagcccattggtcccacatcactaagatttttaacattatttttaggcctattggttctcttagtttacttggaaatgtgggaacatggactTGTAGAGCAttgggcttatatttgaataatttcttaaaactgggAACATGGAagctgggaccaatgggccgtgggaccaatgggctgttggaacatagagctgacccccataCATAGGCTccaatacattacacacacatacagtatatacatatccCACTGGCTCAATATGTGGTAGGATAGCTGTGTTCATTTGCCCCCTGCTCTCTATGTGGCAGACTGGTCCCCACTTGCTGCCCAACCCGTCACATAGCGTACGGATTACCCATACGGGCCAGTGGCGCAGGGCCCAGCGGCACCAGCCATTTACAGCCAGTAGGGGGCACCATAAAGGTTCATAATGGGGGGCACCTGAGAGGTATAAGTGCCCGAGGCCAACACAGTGTCTTAATATTATCCGGGCAGATAGAAgcaacagagtatgtccgttaatgCCGTTCctgcattcccattggctgtggcgaccTTCcctgaaccgcatcatagctcatttacaTAATATTCGTCTACAAACTGTCGCCTTATATCGCCTCTAGACGTCCGAATCACtcctgtctcttctgtcgccagcaacTCAACACCAAGTCAATAACTCCCGTTGCTTGGCAACTCAACACAAAGTCAATAACTCAAGTCACGTTTGATGTATTCGTGCCTTAATAGGTTAATGGGTCCCCGTCACACGGTGTGCGGTTACGTTTGATGCCTTAATAGGTTCCTGGGTCCCCGTCACACGGCGTGCGGTCGCCGTCCGGCAGGAAGCTGTTGAGCGTGAGGTTGTCTCCTCCGTCACTGTCGGTATCCGTGGTAACGGGGATGAGGGCCCCGTTGCTCTTGGGGAAGCGGTGTCGTCGGGGGGCGGCGACGGGGCCGGTGTGGTTGGTGACGGGGGACATCGGGGGGCCGTCTCCGTCGGGCATCAGCGCCGAGATACACACCATCTCCGTCCCGTCGTCCAGGTCCTCTCCCATCCCCAGCCCAGCGCCTTAACAAGAAAGAAAACATTTTAAACCATCCCCAGCCAAGCGCCTTAACAAGAAAGAAAACATTTTAAACCATCCCCATCCCAGCGCCTTAAcgagaaaagaaaacattttaaaCCATCCCCATCCCAGCACCTTAACAAGAAAGAAAACATTTTAAACCATCCCCAGCCAAGCGCCTTAACAAGAAAGAAAACATTTTAAACCATCCCCATCCCAGCGCCTTAAcgagaaaagaaaacattttaaaCCATCCCCATCCCAGCACCTTAACAAGAAAGAAAACATTTTAAACCATCCACAGCCCAGCGCCTTAAcaagaaagacacattttaaaccATCCCCAGCCAAGCGCCTTAAcaagaaagacacattttaaatcCAAACGTATACAGTCACTCAACATTCTTcaaatggctacctaaaacaggggtcttgcGAACTTCAGATTAACCAACTACATTGGCTCCAACTAAATCCAGTTCGTTATGATGTCCAGGGGCCTATACCACATTATGATGTCCTGGGGCCTATACCACATTATGATGTCCAGGGGCCTATACCACATTATGATGTCCAGGGGCCTATACCACATTATGATGTCCAGGGGCCTATACCACATTATGATGTCCAGGGGCCTATACCACATTATGATGTCCAGGGGCCTATACCACATTATGATGTCCAGGGGCCTATACCACATTATGATGTCCAGGGGCCTATACCACATTATGATGTCCAGGGGCCTATACCACATTATGATGTCCTGGGGCCTATACCACATTATGATGTCCAGGGGCCTATACCACAAAGCTGGTGCAGGAGTAAGCCAGGTCCACAACatgaggagtccaggctcttctattagatgatttacaccTTAACTCAacatggtttactcctgaaccggcTTTGCAGTATAGGCCGCAGGAATGGCATAGCTGGCAAGTTAATAATATTACTTACGGCGCATGTGGAAGCGGTAGCGTTGCTTCGCGGCGGAGAGGCGTGTGCAGAGCACGATGGAACATGCCATGAAGAAGGTGGCCAACCCCGCCAGCGACGCTATGGCGATCAGGCAGTTCCCCACCAGGCTCTTGTTGTTGGTGTGGCCCGGCTGCCATGGCGACGGCTGGGTGAAGACCGGACAGTCGGGCCTCTTCGGCGTCACCGGCGACGACGGcttggttgttgtggtggtggtggttgtcgtGGTGATGACCTCGGTGACTTTGTGGCCGGGGTCAGGGGGGAGGACCGCGGCGGCACTGGTGGCGTTTGGGGCGTTGGTGGCGTTTGGGGCGTTGGTGGTCGGCACGTAGTGAGTGGTGGTATTCATGCCATTGCCAGCGTTGTCACCAGGTGCTGCCGTGACGATGGTGCCATTACCAGCAGCAGCCGTAGACGCGGCGTTGGCGGTTTTGTTGTCGGAGCTGCTGGTCACAGGAGGGGGCACGGCGGAGGTGACAGACTGGAACCCGGGAGCTCCGGTTGGAGCAGAGGAGGCCATGACAGCACCGGGTGTGTGGGGCGGCTCCAGGgctggaggagtagaggaggaggaggaggaggaggaggaggaggaggaggaggaggaagaggcggacgaggaggaggaggaggaggaggaggaggaggtgatggcggCGGCAGGATTCAGTACGCTTGAGACGTTGCCCGTAGCGACCGAGGGAGGTGTTACGGCGGAGGTGTTGCCGGGGAGACCCTCGTGGGAGCCGTTTTGAGGCTCGTTACCACCAAAGGCACCTGCAGGGGGCGGTGTGATGGACACATCCACAGATTTCCCAGAAGGTCTTGTGATGGCGTCTGAGAGTTCCGGGGTGTGTGTCACATCGCGAGGAGCGTCTGTGTCGTTGGAGTCGGCCGCCGACCGCCGCATTCTAGAACCCTCTTCCCGTGTCATGTGACTGAAGGAGTGGGCTGGCGTCAGCTGTGTGGTTGCCGGTAGCAACAGGAGCGTCgtggccagccagacagacagcagatGACACAGCGTCGCCATGGTGACGAATCTAGAAATGGAACATGGAACACGTGGGAGTCAGAGGCAAGTTTAGAGAaaagcagacacacgcacacacatgcacacacaaacacacacacacacacacac carries:
- the selplg gene encoding P-selectin glycoprotein ligand 1 — translated: MRFVTMATLCHLLSVWLATTLLLLPATTQLTPAHSFSHMTREEGSRMRRSAADSNDTDAPRDVTHTPELSDAITRPSGKSVDVSITPPPAGAFGGNEPQNGSHEGLPGNTSAVTPPSVATGNVSSVLNPAAAITSSSSSSSSSSSASSSSSSSSSSSSSSSSTPPALEPPHTPGAVMASSAPTGAPGFQSVTSAVPPPVTSSSDNKTANAASTAAAGNGTIVTAAPGDNAGNGMNTTTHYVPTTNAPNATNAPNATSAAAVLPPDPGHKVTEVITTTTTTTTTTKPSSPVTPKRPDCPVFTQPSPWQPGHTNNKSLVGNCLIAIASLAGLATFFMACSIVLCTRLSAAKQRYRFHMRRAGLGMGEDLDDGTEMVCISALMPDGDGPPMSPVTNHTGPVAAPRRHRFPKSNGALIPVTTDTDSDGGDNLTLNSFLPDGDRTPCDGDPGTY